In Bacteroidales bacterium, a single window of DNA contains:
- a CDS encoding 2-phosphosulfolactate phosphatase — translation MSENKNCRTIETCFTPVLFPHILTKENFIVIIVDILRATTAICTAFGNGAVEVIPVAKIEETKKYRGLGYKVAGERDGIVINGADFGNSPFNFTKENVNGEKIVITTTNGTQTIEIAKHCDAVVLGAFSNINVLARWLSEKNKNIVILCSGWKNKFNIEDTIFAGALIERLQLLSEYNVNCDSSIAALDLWLLAKNHVLQYVEKASHRHRLKKLGLDDVLEYCFTEDTTSVIPILENGKLVNAL, via the coding sequence ATGTCTGAAAATAAGAATTGCAGAACAATCGAAACCTGTTTCACACCGGTTCTATTTCCACATATTTTAACAAAAGAAAATTTTATTGTTATAATTGTAGATATTCTGCGTGCTACAACGGCCATCTGTACTGCCTTTGGTAATGGTGCTGTTGAAGTGATTCCTGTTGCAAAAATTGAAGAAACAAAAAAATATCGTGGCTTGGGTTATAAGGTTGCCGGCGAACGTGACGGGATTGTGATTAATGGTGCCGATTTCGGAAATTCCCCATTTAACTTTACAAAAGAAAATGTGAATGGCGAAAAGATTGTAATCACAACAACCAATGGAACTCAAACAATAGAAATTGCTAAACATTGCGATGCTGTTGTACTTGGTGCATTTTCAAATATTAATGTACTTGCAAGATGGTTAAGCGAAAAGAATAAAAATATTGTAATTCTTTGTTCCGGTTGGAAAAATAAATTCAATATTGAAGATACAATATTTGCAGGAGCTTTGATTGAACGTTTGCAGTTGCTCTCGGAATATAATGTAAATTGTGATTCATCTATCGCTGCATTAGATTTATGGTTACTTGCAAAAAATCATGTTCTGCAATATGTGGAAAAAGCTTCGCACCGCCACCGCCTTAAAAAATTAGGACTGGATGATGTTCTTGAATATTGTTTCACTGAAGATACAACATCCGTGATTCCGATACTTGAAAATGGGAAACTTGTAAATGCCCTGTAG
- a CDS encoding zinc dependent phospholipase C family protein encodes MYRRFIFKKIIPAFIVFIIVTIIFSPSSLTWGFYSHRLINKMAVYPLPSEMIGFYKTHIEYISEHAVDPDKRTFADENEGVKHYIDMEHYGENPVDSLPHKWKDAVKKYSEDTLNKYGINPWWIEKMYYKLVEAYKEKNADEILWTSANLGHYIADGCVPLHHSGYYDGKYSYQKGVHALWESRIPELFADDYNFFVGKAEYIENINDKIWEFTKASYGEVDTVFSVIKKLDKEFPGDKKYSYENRGGATVKVVSKEYSKQFSDLMNNMVERRIRTSVMLVCSFWYTAWVNAGQPDLSVIENKEVSDSLKTLNKEIDKMWKTGKVKGRANPE; translated from the coding sequence ATGTACCGGCGATTTATTTTTAAAAAAATTATTCCTGCTTTTATAGTTTTTATAATTGTTACAATTATTTTTTCACCTTCATCATTAACATGGGGGTTTTATAGTCATCGTTTGATAAACAAAATGGCTGTATATCCTTTGCCTTCTGAAATGATAGGCTTTTACAAAACTCATATTGAATATATTTCCGAACATGCAGTCGACCCCGATAAGCGAACTTTTGCTGATGAGAATGAAGGAGTGAAACATTATATTGATATGGAGCATTATGGCGAAAATCCTGTTGATTCATTGCCTCATAAATGGAAAGATGCAGTTAAGAAATATTCTGAAGATACTTTGAATAAGTATGGGATTAATCCATGGTGGATAGAAAAAATGTACTATAAGCTGGTTGAAGCTTATAAAGAAAAAAATGCAGATGAAATTTTATGGACCTCCGCCAATCTTGGCCATTATATAGCCGATGGCTGTGTCCCTTTACATCATTCCGGTTATTACGACGGGAAATATTCATATCAGAAAGGAGTTCATGCATTATGGGAATCCCGTATTCCTGAACTGTTTGCTGATGATTATAATTTTTTTGTTGGGAAAGCGGAGTACATTGAAAATATTAATGATAAAATATGGGAGTTCACCAAAGCAAGCTATGGCGAAGTGGATACGGTATTTTCTGTAATTAAAAAATTAGATAAAGAATTTCCCGGTGATAAAAAATATTCTTATGAAAACAGGGGAGGCGCTACAGTTAAAGTTGTTTCAAAAGAATATTCAAAACAATTTAGTGATCTGATGAATAACATGGTTGAGCGAAGAATACGTACTTCGGTAATGCTGGTATGCAGCTTCTGGTACACGGCATGGGTAAATGCCGGTCAGCCCGACCTTAGCGTTATTGAAAATAAGGAGGTTTCCGATTCATTAAAAACTTTGAATAAAGAAATCGATAAAATGTGGAAAACAGGAAAGGTAAAAGGACGTGCGAACCCTGAGTAA
- the gcvT gene encoding glycine cleavage system aminomethyltransferase GcvT — MKNTAFLKMHESMGAKIVPFAGFNMPVQYEGVIAEHETVRKKLGVFDVSHMGEFWVKGPKALDFVQWVTSNDASKLYDGKVQYSCFPNGKGGIVDDLLVYQFGKENYLLVVNAANIDKDWAWVNSQNKFGVELTNASDETSQLAIQGPLALKAMQKLTKTTVTDMEYYTFKVLEFAGVPDVLFSTTGYTGSGGCEVYFPNKYADKIWNAVFEAGKEFGIKPIGLAARDTLRLEMGFCLYGNDIDDTTSPIEAGLGWITKFTDQKNFIDKDVLLKQKKEGVSRKLIGFELIDKGIARHDYEIVDKDGNKIGKVTSGSMAPSLQIAIGMGYVTTQFAAEGTEIFVKVRDKALKAKVVKFPFYKG, encoded by the coding sequence ATGAAAAATACAGCTTTTTTAAAAATGCATGAATCGATGGGGGCAAAGATAGTTCCCTTTGCAGGCTTCAATATGCCTGTTCAGTACGAAGGTGTAATAGCAGAACACGAAACCGTTCGCAAGAAACTGGGTGTTTTTGATGTTTCGCATATGGGCGAGTTTTGGGTAAAAGGTCCGAAAGCATTGGATTTTGTTCAGTGGGTTACATCGAATGATGCATCGAAGCTGTATGACGGAAAAGTTCAGTATTCATGTTTTCCTAACGGAAAAGGCGGAATTGTTGACGATCTGCTGGTTTACCAGTTTGGCAAAGAAAATTATTTGCTCGTGGTAAATGCTGCAAACATTGATAAAGACTGGGCTTGGGTTAATAGCCAGAATAAGTTTGGTGTTGAGTTAACCAATGCTTCTGATGAAACATCACAGCTTGCCATACAAGGACCGCTCGCATTAAAAGCCATGCAGAAACTTACAAAGACCACCGTTACCGACATGGAATACTATACATTTAAAGTGCTTGAATTTGCTGGTGTTCCCGATGTTCTTTTCTCAACAACAGGATATACCGGTTCGGGTGGTTGTGAAGTTTATTTTCCGAATAAATATGCCGATAAAATATGGAATGCTGTTTTTGAAGCAGGAAAAGAATTTGGAATAAAACCTATAGGCCTTGCTGCACGCGACACATTACGTCTTGAAATGGGATTCTGCTTGTATGGAAATGATATTGACGATACCACTTCACCAATTGAAGCAGGATTAGGATGGATAACAAAATTCACCGACCAGAAAAATTTTATTGATAAAGATGTTCTTCTGAAACAAAAGAAAGAAGGCGTATCCAGAAAACTGATAGGCTTTGAATTAATTGATAAAGGTATTGCCCGCCACGACTACGAAATAGTTGATAAAGACGGAAACAAAATAGGAAAAGTAACTTCAGGTTCAATGGCACCTTCGTTGCAAATAGCAATAGGCATGGGTTATGTAACCACTCAGTTTGCTGCTGAAGGAACTGAGATTTTTGTAAAAGTGCGCGATAAAGCATTAAAAGCAAAAGTGGTGAAGTTCCCTTTTTATAAAGGATAG
- a CDS encoding HAD family hydrolase — protein MIKAIIFDWGNTVMRDFPEKSGPMAYWDHVEYIPDVEACLKTLSEKYVMCIASNAGFSDAKLMTEALKRVGAEKYFHHFFTSKDLGAEKPDKRFFDSITKKINISSEHCIMIGDSYQKDICGAKAVGMKTILFNEKNINADFPDADKVIVSMRELINAIEGI, from the coding sequence ATGATAAAAGCAATTATTTTTGATTGGGGAAATACGGTAATGCGTGACTTTCCTGAAAAATCTGGACCAATGGCGTATTGGGATCATGTGGAATATATTCCTGATGTTGAAGCGTGCCTGAAAACATTATCGGAAAAATATGTCATGTGCATTGCATCGAATGCCGGATTCTCTGATGCAAAACTGATGACAGAGGCTTTGAAAAGAGTAGGAGCTGAAAAATATTTTCATCATTTTTTTACATCAAAAGACCTGGGTGCTGAAAAACCAGATAAACGTTTCTTCGATTCGATTACAAAAAAAATAAATATTTCTTCCGAACATTGCATAATGATTGGCGACAGCTATCAGAAAGATATTTGCGGAGCAAAGGCTGTTGGAATGAAAACAATTTTATTTAATGAAAAAAATATCAATGCCGATTTTCCTGATGCTGATAAAGTGATAGTGTCAATGAGAGAGTTGATAAATGCTATAGAAGGAATATAA
- a CDS encoding MFS transporter has product MSSRIITRIVLLVSLVSLFTDIASEMLYPIMPVYLSSIGFSALLIGILEGIAEATAGISKGYFGNLSDSKGLRMPFVRWGYSLSAISKPLLAIFSFPIWVFFARTLDRLGKGIRTSARDALLSDEATKETKGKVFGFHRTLDTVGAAIGPVVALVFLYFYPEQYKWLFIFAFLPGLLAILITFLVKEKRKNDVEKKNNVGFLTYLKYWNHSSLLYKKLVAGLLLFTFFNSSDAFLLLNLKRNGMSDSLMIGFYIFYNFLYALFSYPLGTLADKIGMKKVIVIGLTVFAIVYFFMAFADTFLVFGILFLLYAVYAASTESIAKAWISNISDKSKTATAIGFYNSFSSIFTLLASSFAGFIWIKFGAATSFMISGIGVALVVIYFLIFVKEKSNKF; this is encoded by the coding sequence ATGTCTTCCCGCATCATAACACGTATTGTTCTTTTGGTTTCGCTTGTAAGTTTATTCACTGATATTGCAAGTGAGATGCTTTACCCGATAATGCCGGTATACCTTAGTTCTATTGGGTTCTCTGCATTGCTGATCGGTATACTTGAAGGCATTGCTGAAGCAACAGCAGGCATAAGCAAAGGATATTTTGGAAACTTATCAGATAGTAAAGGTTTGCGAATGCCCTTTGTTCGCTGGGGATATTCGCTGAGTGCAATCTCAAAACCATTACTTGCAATATTTTCTTTTCCTATTTGGGTTTTCTTTGCACGCACGCTCGACAGGCTGGGCAAGGGAATACGCACAAGTGCACGCGATGCTTTATTGAGTGATGAAGCCACTAAAGAAACGAAGGGAAAAGTTTTTGGATTTCACAGAACACTTGATACTGTTGGTGCAGCCATTGGTCCAGTTGTGGCGTTGGTGTTTCTCTATTTTTATCCCGAACAATATAAATGGCTTTTTATATTTGCATTTTTGCCGGGATTACTTGCAATACTTATAACATTTTTAGTAAAAGAAAAAAGAAAAAATGATGTTGAAAAGAAAAATAATGTTGGATTTTTAACGTATCTGAAATACTGGAATCATTCGTCGTTATTGTATAAAAAGCTTGTCGCAGGATTATTGCTTTTTACATTTTTCAACAGTTCCGATGCATTTCTGTTATTGAATCTAAAAAGAAATGGAATGAGCGATTCGTTAATGATAGGCTTTTATATTTTCTACAACTTTTTGTATGCTTTGTTTTCCTATCCCTTGGGAACATTGGCTGATAAGATAGGTATGAAAAAAGTAATTGTTATAGGATTGACAGTTTTTGCAATCGTATATTTCTTTATGGCTTTTGCAGATACGTTTTTAGTCTTTGGAATTTTATTTTTATTGTATGCTGTATATGCTGCATCAACCGAAAGCATTGCCAAAGCATGGATTAGTAATATTTCAGATAAAAGTAAAACGGCTACTGCCATTGGTTTTTATAATAGCTTCTCGAGCATCTTCACTTTATTGGCAAGCAGCTTTGCCGGATTTATATGGATAAAATTCGGAGCAGCTACATCATTCATGATTTCAGGAATTGGCGTAGCTTTGGTAGTGATCTACTTTTTGATTTTTGTAAAAGAAAAATCAAACAAATTCTGA